One window of Quercus robur chromosome 12, dhQueRobu3.1, whole genome shotgun sequence genomic DNA carries:
- the LOC126709917 gene encoding uncharacterized protein LOC126709917 translates to MVLDSILSSPHRRSPSFRKQFSRDDSLSWPTLLQRHRFLLIALILLAFLCTVYLYFAVTLGASGSCSDLKGAQKASGLDAKASVGNGKLKFL, encoded by the coding sequence ATGGTTCTTGACAGCATTCTATCTTCTCCTCATCGTAGGTCACCATCATTCAGGAAGCAATTCTCGCGGGATGATTCATTAAGCTGGCCAACACTCCTTCAAAGGCACCGCTTCCTCTTAATAGCTCTAATTCTCCTAGCTTTCCTATGCACAGTGTATCTTTATTTTGCTGTCACTTTAGGTGCTTCTGGATCATGTTCTGATTTAAAGGGTGCTCAGAAAGCGTCGGGTTTGGATGCAAAAGCTTCTGTGGGCAATGGAAAATTGAAATTCCTTTGA
- the LOC126708422 gene encoding uncharacterized protein LOC126708422, producing MLFELSETQKSLGETSTLPKGEPTVSLTTLETTTTNNSNTATITTNPDNNGNNNGGGGKDRISIHFNHLKKLLEQMKSYLTELKTPSGDQRCKQHEDLQKKLQDLSEKENAPSAPKIPSNRLSDTRKEILKLNQQLISSLVSLSKENSSKSNNLQTSSGSNGRRSAVGELVNVHQGVFFSSCSFFREIQEFFYGLDRKSQFLLSCFTVFPENAVVKRRIFVYWGLGEELWDAKGKSPEKIVDEILEEFQERGLIEPAIKKRKQPQHVKSYRMDPLVRSAVTLLSKEAKFFDYDGKGNVLPQRDWTSGLDSKGNPVVDENVSWPRSQRLCLQNIVEPDERKPSTVKDIKRTVSDQDLENAVTLFNANEPFPDLELARLTKMKDKNVAQTKEPSAADWLSKMNSAKVVCLGSWPGSAKSHIEVQSREFLRGLTNMKSLSFLSLQGISRIIELPRSIGLLRSLLILDLKECHNLEILSEEIANLTNLRYLDVSDCYLLADMPKGLRALSELRVLKGFVISNRQNRRPGTSDDLMGLKKLRKLTVNARSKDFPTGNDLSALQDLGEKGVLRNLTIVWGPAEPNKAPKSEDKIVEETKPAGTVPIIEKLPEKLQKLDLQCFPKSTATWLTPDSLSNLDKLYIRGGNLATLGESKWSKSGPIDKSVLKLQPTHQSEAIWNRQDPGALTCRGRTEEFSNREPMVDDRVVDIIKALGLEGLLRQPGRELDHGLIIALME from the exons atgctatttgaactttcagaaacACAAAAAAGTCTTGGAGAAACCTCGACCCTTCCGAAAGGGGAGCCCACTGTTTCACTAACCACACTTGAAActaccaccaccaacaacagcAACACtgccaccatcaccaccaaccCAGACAATAATGGCAACAACAATGGCGGCGGAGGAAAGGACAGAATTAGCATCCATTTTAACCATCTTAAGAAGTTACTCGAACAAATGAAAAGCTACTTAACTGAACTTAAGACTCCTTCAGGTGATCAGCGATGTAAACAACATGAAGATCTGCAAAAGAAGCTCCAAGATTTAAGTGAAAAAGAGAATGCACCCTCCGCTCCAAAAATTCCAAGCAACAGGCTTAGTGATACCAGAAAGGAAATTTTGAAGTTAAATCAGCAGCTGATTTCATCACTAGTCAGTCTGTCCAAAGAAAATAGTTCGAAATCTAATAATCTACAGACAAGCAGCGGGTCTAATGGGCGCCGCAGTGCAGTCGGTGAATTGGTCAACGTACACCAGGGTGTATTCTTCAGCAGCTGCTCATTTTTCCGTGAAATTCAGGAATTTTTTTACGGACTTGATCGTAAAAGCCAGTTCCTTTTGTCATGCTTTACTGTATTCCCAGAAAATGCAGTGGTGAAGAGGAGGATCTTTGTATATTGGGGATTGGGAGAGGAGTTGTGGGACGCTAAAGGAAAATCACCTGAGAAAATCGTTGATGAAATTCTCGAGGAATTTCAAGAGAGAGGCTTAATCGAGCCTGCTATAAAAAAGCGAAAGCAGCCCCAGCATGTTAAAAGCTATAGAATGGATCCTCTTGTGCGTTCTGCTGTGACTCTGCTTTCCAAGGAAGCTAAGTTTTTTGATTATGATGGTAAGGGGAATGTGCTTCCCCAGAGAGATTGGACTTCTGGTTTAGATTCTAAGGGGAATCCGGTAGTGGATGAAAATGTCTCATGGCCACGCTCTCAAAGGTTGTGTTTGCAAAATATCGTGGAGCCGGACGAGAGGAAACCTTCTACAGTCAAGGATATCAAGCGAACGGTTTCAGATCAAGATTTGGAAAATGCCGTCACATTATTTAATGCTAATGAGCCTTTTCCTGATCTCGAATTGGCGCGGCTAACAAAGATGAAAGATAAAAATGTGGCACAGACGAAAGAGCCAAGTGCGGCGGACTGGTTATCGAAGATGAATAGTGCCAAAGTTGTTTGCCTGGGAAGCTGGCCGGGATCAGCTAAATCTCATATTGAAGTGCAGAGCAGAGAATTCTTAAGAGGATTGACAAATATGAAAAGTTTAAGCTTCCTTAGCCTTCAAGGGATCTCTAGAATTATAGAGCTTCCACGTTCCATAGGCCTGCTCAGATCTTTGTTGATCTTAGATCTCAAGGAGTGTCACAATTTGGAGATTCTCTCAGAGGAGATAGCCAATCTCACGAACCTCAGGTACTTGGATGTTTCTGACTGTTATCTGCTAGCTGACATGCCCAAGGGGCTAAGGGCACTCTCAGAACTTCGAGTCCTTAAGGGTTTTGTCATTAGTAATCGGCAAAATCGAAGGCCGGGCACTTCAGATGATTTGATGGGATTGAAGAAGCTAAGGAAACTGACTGTCAATGCAAGAAGTAAGGACTTCCCTACAGGAAACGATCTAAGTGCTCTCCAAGATCTTGGTGAAAAAGGAGTACTTCGAAACCTAACAATAGTATGGGGACCAGCTGAGCCAAATAAAGCACCCAAATCAGAAGATAAGATTGTAGAAGAAACCAAACCAGCTGGAACGGTTCCTATAATTGAGAAACTTCCAGAGAAACTGCAGAAGCTGGATCTTCAGTGTTTCCCCAAGTCTACGGCGACGTGGCTGACACCTGATTCTTTGTCAAACCTTGATAAACTCTACATAAGAGGAGGAAACCTCGCAACTCTGGGGGAAAGCAAATGGTCCAAG TCTGGCCCTATTGACAAGTCGGTGTTAAAGTTGCAGCCCACCCATCAGTCAGAAGCTATTTGGAATAGGCAG GATCCAGGGGCCCTTACTTGTCGTGGCCGTACTGAAGAGTTCTCCAACCGAGAGCCAATGGTGGATGATCGAGTCGTTGACATCATTAAGGCATTGGGCTTGGAGGGACTGCTGAGGCAGCCGGGTAGAGAGCTTGACCATGGCCTAATTATAGCCTTAATGGAGTGA